From Xenopus laevis strain J_2021 chromosome 7L, Xenopus_laevis_v10.1, whole genome shotgun sequence, one genomic window encodes:
- the nppa.L gene encoding atrial natriuretic factor precursor, giving the protein MQTSFVGYFTLIFFLLSLMKAKGSPAYSSVLSSDLTDLKNILERLEDRVTAEEPMAPSQDLFAQNYDAADSSNSAPSWTGEAIRPQSDIIYNKGSSWETPDKLSRLKSKLRELLNSPRSLRRSSDCFGGRIDRIGAQSGMGCNSHRF; this is encoded by the exons ATGCAGACTTCATTTGTTGGATACTTTACTTTgatcttctttcttctttctctgaTGAAGGCCAAGGGCAGTCCTGCATACAGCTCTGTCCTGTCATCTGATCTGACAGACTTAAAG AATATTCTGGAGCGCTTGGAAGACAGAGTGACTGCAGAGGAGCCAATGGCCCCATCCCAAGATTTATTTGCTCAGAATTATGATGCTGCTGACTCTTCTAACTCTGCTCCTTCTTGGACTGGAGAGGCTATAAGACCCCAATCTGATATTATATATAACAAAGGGTCTTCGTGGGAAACACCTGATAAGTTATCCCGACTAAAAAGCAAGCTAAGAGAGCTTTTGAATTCACCAAGAAGTTTAAGAAGGTCCTCAGACTGCTTTGGAGGACGCATTGACAGAATTGGAGCCCAGAGTGGCATGGGTTGCAACAGCCACAGG tttTGA